Proteins from one Listeria innocua genomic window:
- the zwf gene encoding glucose-6-phosphate dehydrogenase, translating into MTDELEQKALITIFGGTGDLANRKLYPSLYHLYSKGSLGDNFAVIGTARREWSNDFFRDKVKESIKDIDGSEKDADAFASHFYYQSHDVTNKESYVTLKDLSDELDAKYELGGNRLFYLAMAPNFFGTIASRIKSEGFVDTDGFHRLIIEKPFGHDLASAEELNNSLRQAFKEDEIYRIDHYLGKEMIQNISVIRFANSIIESLWNNRYIDNIQVTLTEVLGVEDRGRYYDESGALRDMVQNHILQIVSLLAMEPPINLTTREIRHEKVRALRSLRVFEGKEVHQNFIRGQYGPGEVGGKELKGYRQEDNVDPHSNTETFVAAKLEIDNFRWAGVPFYIRTGKRLAKKTTQIAIQFKDVPLNLFGQQQSLGGNVLVIHIQPDEGITLHLNVKEPGQGMVTMPVNLNYIHSSPDGMNTPEAYEKLILDCLRGDATYFSHWDEVSLSWNFIDHVADVWTNTKDHFPNYKSGSMGPKEAGDLIQRDGFQWFPID; encoded by the coding sequence ATGACAGATGAGTTAGAACAAAAAGCACTGATTACTATTTTTGGCGGTACGGGAGATTTGGCAAATCGCAAACTTTACCCTTCGCTATATCATTTGTACAGTAAGGGATCTCTTGGCGACAATTTTGCTGTAATTGGAACGGCTCGTCGTGAATGGAGTAACGATTTCTTCCGTGATAAAGTAAAAGAGTCTATCAAAGACATTGACGGTTCCGAAAAAGACGCGGATGCATTTGCTTCTCATTTCTACTATCAATCCCATGATGTAACAAATAAAGAATCTTATGTAACTTTAAAAGATTTGTCTGATGAATTAGACGCTAAATATGAATTAGGTGGTAATCGCCTTTTCTATCTTGCAATGGCACCGAACTTCTTTGGAACGATTGCTAGCCGCATTAAATCTGAAGGTTTTGTAGACACAGACGGTTTCCATCGTTTAATTATCGAAAAACCATTTGGTCATGATTTAGCTAGTGCGGAAGAATTAAATAATTCGCTTCGTCAAGCTTTCAAGGAAGATGAAATTTATCGTATTGACCATTATTTAGGAAAAGAAATGATCCAAAATATCTCGGTTATTCGTTTTGCCAATTCTATCATTGAATCGCTTTGGAATAATCGTTACATTGATAACATTCAAGTTACTTTGACAGAAGTGCTCGGCGTTGAAGACCGAGGACGTTATTATGACGAAAGTGGCGCACTACGAGACATGGTTCAAAACCATATTCTCCAAATCGTTTCTTTACTTGCGATGGAGCCGCCAATTAACTTAACGACACGCGAGATTCGTCATGAAAAAGTTCGCGCGCTTCGTTCGTTACGCGTTTTTGAAGGTAAAGAAGTTCACCAAAACTTTATTCGTGGTCAATACGGGCCTGGTGAAGTAGGTGGCAAAGAACTCAAAGGCTATCGTCAAGAAGATAATGTGGATCCTCATTCCAATACGGAAACCTTCGTTGCAGCTAAACTTGAAATCGATAACTTCCGCTGGGCTGGTGTTCCATTTTATATTCGTACTGGTAAACGTCTTGCGAAGAAAACAACCCAAATTGCGATTCAGTTCAAAGATGTGCCACTGAATTTATTCGGGCAACAACAATCGCTTGGTGGTAACGTACTTGTTATTCATATCCAACCGGACGAAGGTATTACACTTCATTTGAATGTAAAAGAACCTGGTCAAGGAATGGTTACAATGCCAGTTAACTTAAATTACATTCATTCTTCTCCAGATGGTATGAATACACCTGAAGCTTATGAAAAATTAATTTTAGACTGCCTACGCGGTGATGCAACTTACTTCTCTCACTGGGATGAAGTATCGCTATCATGGAACTTTATCGACCATGTGGCAGATGTTTGGACAAATACTAAAGACCACTTCCCTAACTACAAATCCGGTTCGATGGGTCCAAAAGAAGCAGGCGACCTTATCCAACGTGACGGATTCCAGTGGTTCCCAATCGATTAA
- a CDS encoding YueI family protein has protein sequence MAENIDDYLEKGMYGAKEINPAEKKKYLGTYRERVLVALTKEEVLTQEYLPELEKAILENSDSKLLLNGLLHYNSLRPYIKLAEKCKHEFSIVSRLEGETDIYLVLACQKAVNKEDIHLYKEEQENAEEEPTSLLEKVRKLFN, from the coding sequence ATGGCTGAAAATATTGATGACTACCTAGAAAAAGGCATGTATGGGGCAAAAGAAATTAATCCCGCTGAGAAGAAGAAATACTTAGGAACTTACCGCGAACGAGTATTAGTTGCGCTCACAAAAGAAGAAGTTTTAACCCAAGAATATCTTCCAGAACTAGAAAAAGCAATACTAGAAAACAGTGACTCGAAGCTTTTGTTAAATGGATTACTGCACTATAATTCTCTGCGCCCTTACATTAAGCTAGCGGAAAAATGTAAACATGAATTTTCTATCGTCAGTCGTTTAGAAGGTGAAACAGATATTTATCTCGTCCTTGCCTGTCAAAAAGCGGTCAATAAAGAAGATATTCATTTGTATAAGGAAGAACAAGAAAACGCCGAAGAAGAACCTACCTCGTTACTCGAGAAGGTTCGTAAACTATTTAATTAA
- a CDS encoding DUF6884 domain-containing protein, with product MGISNKTNLIIIASGKPKIWDKLPDIGPVKASEVYTGTFHRLSKAYAEQFADNYLILSPKYGFLRPDDIVAKTYDVRFTMKGVGEDTIQLDELKEQWKQLQINPSEPIPMLGGKKFRGLLMSITDGKQPFSFPLEGATGIGIMQQELKQAVATNVPLNCAK from the coding sequence GTGGGAATATCCAATAAAACAAACCTGATTATTATCGCCTCAGGAAAACCGAAAATTTGGGATAAGCTTCCGGATATTGGTCCAGTTAAGGCAAGTGAAGTGTATACCGGAACGTTTCATCGTTTAAGTAAAGCTTATGCGGAACAGTTTGCGGATAATTATTTGATTTTATCCCCCAAATATGGATTTTTAAGACCAGATGATATTGTTGCAAAAACCTATGATGTCCGTTTTACGATGAAAGGGGTAGGGGAAGACACAATTCAGCTTGATGAACTGAAAGAACAGTGGAAGCAACTACAAATAAACCCTTCTGAACCAATCCCGATGTTAGGCGGCAAAAAATTCAGAGGGTTACTAATGAGTATTACTGACGGTAAACAGCCTTTCAGTTTTCCACTTGAAGGTGCGACTGGAATTGGTATTATGCAACAGGAGTTAAAGCAAGCTGTCGCGACGAATGTTCCACTAAATTGTGCTAAGTAG
- a CDS encoding GNAT family N-acetyltransferase gives MDNLETDRLILINYTLEMIQATINGTEALEKTSGYHVSPDWPGIDFFFYLPYVLENVKKDDKMIKWTRLVVLKTENKIIGEIGGQGNPDETGEIEIGYSIVPDYQNKGYMSEALISMIDWLEHQPVINRIFARCYEQNEASIQVLKHNHFVHIKEKDTEEKQGRVMMWEYPIKQT, from the coding sequence GTGGATAATTTGGAAACAGATCGATTAATTTTAATAAACTACACATTAGAAATGATTCAAGCAACGATAAATGGGACAGAAGCTTTAGAAAAAACAAGCGGCTACCACGTGTCGCCTGACTGGCCCGGAATTGATTTCTTTTTTTATTTGCCATATGTATTAGAAAATGTAAAAAAAGACGATAAAATGATCAAATGGACACGTTTAGTCGTATTAAAAACAGAAAATAAAATTATAGGTGAAATTGGCGGACAAGGAAACCCCGATGAAACGGGAGAAATCGAAATTGGCTACAGTATTGTCCCAGATTATCAAAATAAAGGATATATGTCAGAAGCGCTCATTAGTATGATTGATTGGTTAGAACATCAACCCGTCATTAACCGCATATTTGCCAGATGTTATGAGCAAAACGAAGCTTCTATCCAAGTACTAAAGCATAATCATTTTGTACATATTAAAGAAAAAGATACTGAAGAGAAACAAGGAAGAGTGATGATGTGGGAATATCCAATAAAACAAACCTGA
- the ilvD gene encoding dihydroxy-acid dehydratase, translating into MRSDKIKKGVEQAPARSLLHATGQIKSPGDMDKPFIAICNSYIDIVPGHVHLRELADVAKEAIREAGGIPFEFNTIGVDDGIAMGHIGMRYSLPSREVIADAAETVINAHWFDGVFYIPNCDKITPGMLLASVRTNVPAIFCSGGPMKAGLSAHGKALTLSSVFEAVGAFKEGSMSQEDFLDMEANACPTCGSCAGMFTANSMNCLMEILGMAVPGNGTTLAVSDARRELIRESAFHLMDLVKKDIRPRDIITKDAIDDAFALDMAMGGSTNTVLHTLALANEAGIEDYDLERINDIAKRVPYLSKIAPSSSYSMHDVHEAGGVSAIIKELVDLGGAIHPDRITVTGKTIRENVADAKINNTDVIHPKENPYSPVGGLSMLFGNIAPKGATIKVGGVDPSVQVFKGEAICFSSHDEAVEAIDNHTVREGHVVVIRYEGPKGGPGMPEMLAPTSSIVGRGLGKDVALITDGRFSGATRGIAVGHISPEAAAGGPIALVHDGDIITIDLPNRTLNVDVPDEVLEERRKELPKFKAKVKTGYLARYTALVTSAHTGGILQIPEDLID; encoded by the coding sequence ATGCGTAGTGACAAAATTAAAAAAGGTGTTGAACAGGCTCCAGCAAGAAGTTTGCTGCATGCCACAGGTCAAATCAAAAGTCCAGGTGATATGGATAAACCATTTATCGCTATTTGTAACTCTTACATTGATATTGTACCAGGTCACGTTCATTTGCGAGAACTTGCGGATGTGGCTAAAGAAGCTATTAGAGAAGCTGGCGGTATCCCATTTGAATTTAATACGATTGGTGTAGATGACGGCATTGCTATGGGACATATCGGTATGCGTTACTCCCTCCCTTCTCGTGAAGTAATTGCTGATGCTGCTGAAACCGTCATTAATGCACATTGGTTTGATGGTGTTTTCTACATTCCAAACTGTGACAAAATCACACCAGGTATGCTACTTGCTTCTGTCCGTACAAATGTACCTGCTATCTTCTGTTCTGGTGGTCCTATGAAAGCTGGATTATCTGCTCACGGAAAAGCCCTTACTCTTTCTTCCGTTTTTGAAGCGGTTGGTGCTTTTAAAGAAGGCAGTATGTCACAAGAAGATTTCCTTGATATGGAAGCAAACGCGTGTCCGACTTGCGGCTCGTGTGCAGGAATGTTCACTGCAAACTCAATGAACTGTTTAATGGAAATCCTCGGTATGGCTGTTCCGGGAAATGGTACAACGCTTGCTGTTTCGGATGCACGCCGAGAACTTATTAGAGAGTCAGCATTCCATTTAATGGATTTAGTGAAAAAAGATATTCGTCCTCGTGACATTATTACTAAAGATGCGATAGATGATGCATTTGCTCTAGACATGGCAATGGGTGGCTCTACAAATACTGTTTTACATACACTCGCCCTTGCAAATGAAGCTGGGATTGAAGATTACGATTTAGAACGTATCAATGACATCGCTAAACGCGTCCCTTACCTTTCCAAAATCGCCCCTTCTTCTTCTTACTCGATGCATGATGTTCATGAAGCTGGTGGTGTTTCAGCTATTATTAAAGAACTTGTTGATCTTGGTGGCGCTATTCATCCAGACCGCATAACAGTTACTGGGAAGACAATTAGAGAAAATGTTGCTGATGCAAAAATTAATAATACAGATGTTATCCATCCAAAAGAAAATCCTTATAGCCCAGTTGGTGGACTTTCCATGTTGTTTGGAAATATCGCACCAAAAGGAGCAACCATCAAAGTTGGTGGTGTAGATCCTTCCGTACAAGTTTTCAAAGGGGAAGCTATTTGCTTTAGTTCTCATGATGAGGCAGTTGAAGCCATTGATAATCATACGGTTCGCGAAGGTCATGTAGTAGTTATTCGCTATGAAGGTCCAAAAGGCGGACCAGGAATGCCAGAAATGCTAGCTCCAACATCTAGTATTGTTGGCCGCGGTTTAGGTAAAGACGTCGCACTCATTACAGATGGCCGTTTCTCCGGAGCAACACGCGGGATTGCAGTTGGTCACATTTCTCCTGAAGCTGCTGCTGGCGGTCCAATCGCACTTGTTCACGACGGAGATATTATCACAATTGATTTACCAAATCGGACGTTAAATGTAGATGTTCCAGATGAAGTTTTAGAAGAAAGAAGAAAAGAATTACCGAAATTTAAAGCCAAAGTAAAAACTGGTTATCTTGCAAGATATACTGCACTCGTAACAAGTGCTCACACTGGTGGTATTTTGCAAATTCCAGAAGATTTAATCGACTAA
- the ilvB gene encoding biosynthetic-type acetolactate synthase large subunit yields the protein MIDTTKTNEKATKKLNKSGAELLIDSLKKQQVEMIFGYPGGAVLPLYDAFYDCDIPHILTRHEQGAIHAAEGYARVTGKPGVVVVTSGPGATNVLTGIADAMSDSIPLVIFTGQVHTPGIGKDAFQEADMIGLTIPITKYNYQVRDVRDLPKIVNEAFHIANTGRKGPVVVDIPKDMGITQTDTVRPDTIDLPGYQPTYSPNPLQLEKLMQALSARSKPLILAGAGVNHARATAELLEFAERYQIPVVNTLLGLGSFPQNHDLFLGMGGMHGSYAANMALTDCDLLINFGSRFDDRLASAPKDFATKATIAHIDIDPAEIGKIIETQIPIVADINETLTQLLQMELPVHPDTSHWYKLNMTRKNRHPFNFDRTKKAEIKPQRVIELIGEITQGEALVSTDVGQHQMWTAQFYPFQFDHQIITSGGLGTMGFGFPAAVGAQLAFPDKTVVAVVGDGGFQMTNQELAILNDYQINVKTVIINNGSLGMVRQWQEKFHDERYSHSIFTSQPDFVKLSEAYGVKGVRLTNPETLEKDLRKAFAHPGPIVIDVHVAKDELVLPMVPSGKPNHQMEGVE from the coding sequence GTGATTGATACGACGAAGACAAATGAAAAAGCGACAAAAAAGCTAAATAAAAGTGGAGCTGAACTTTTAATTGACTCCTTGAAAAAACAACAAGTCGAAATGATTTTTGGGTATCCAGGTGGCGCTGTTTTACCTCTTTATGATGCCTTTTATGACTGTGATATTCCGCATATTCTAACGAGGCATGAACAAGGAGCGATTCATGCTGCTGAAGGTTATGCCCGCGTAACTGGGAAACCTGGTGTCGTTGTTGTAACGAGTGGACCTGGTGCAACAAATGTATTAACTGGTATTGCAGATGCGATGAGTGATTCTATTCCTTTAGTTATTTTTACAGGCCAAGTTCATACGCCTGGTATCGGAAAAGACGCTTTTCAAGAAGCAGATATGATTGGACTCACCATCCCAATTACTAAATACAACTACCAAGTTCGTGATGTTCGTGACTTACCAAAAATTGTCAACGAAGCTTTTCATATCGCAAATACTGGTCGTAAAGGTCCTGTTGTTGTTGATATTCCAAAAGATATGGGTATTACTCAAACGGATACGGTTCGTCCTGATACGATTGACTTGCCAGGTTATCAACCGACTTATTCACCTAATCCACTGCAACTCGAAAAATTAATGCAAGCTCTTTCCGCTCGTAGTAAGCCTCTTATTCTTGCAGGAGCTGGTGTAAACCATGCTAGAGCTACGGCTGAATTACTCGAATTTGCTGAACGTTATCAAATTCCTGTTGTTAATACACTGCTCGGTCTTGGCAGTTTTCCGCAAAACCATGATTTATTTCTTGGTATGGGAGGAATGCACGGTTCTTACGCAGCAAATATGGCGTTAACTGACTGCGATTTACTCATTAACTTTGGTTCAAGATTTGATGATCGCCTTGCTAGCGCGCCAAAAGATTTTGCTACGAAAGCAACCATTGCTCATATCGACATTGATCCCGCTGAAATCGGCAAAATTATCGAAACCCAAATTCCAATTGTTGCCGACATTAATGAAACACTCACACAACTGTTACAAATGGAACTACCGGTTCACCCAGATACATCACATTGGTACAAATTAAATATGACTCGTAAAAACCGTCATCCTTTTAATTTTGATAGGACGAAAAAAGCGGAAATTAAACCACAGCGTGTAATTGAACTTATTGGTGAAATTACGCAAGGTGAGGCGCTTGTTTCTACCGATGTTGGACAGCATCAAATGTGGACAGCTCAGTTCTATCCGTTCCAATTTGATCACCAAATTATTACAAGCGGTGGTCTTGGCACGATGGGCTTTGGATTTCCAGCAGCGGTCGGTGCACAACTTGCTTTCCCTGACAAAACAGTAGTCGCGGTTGTTGGTGATGGTGGTTTCCAAATGACTAACCAAGAACTAGCAATTTTAAACGATTATCAGATTAATGTAAAAACAGTCATTATCAATAATGGATCTCTCGGAATGGTTCGTCAGTGGCAAGAAAAATTCCACGATGAAAGATATTCCCATTCGATTTTCACGAGTCAACCTGATTTTGTGAAATTGTCTGAAGCATATGGGGTTAAAGGCGTTCGTTTGACGAATCCTGAAACGCTTGAAAAAGATTTAAGGAAAGCATTCGCGCACCCTGGCCCAATTGTCATTGATGTTCATGTTGCAAAAGATGAACTAGTACTTCCAATGGTTCCAAGCGGTAAACCAAATCACCAAATGGAAGGAGTGGAATAA
- the ilvN gene encoding acetolactate synthase small subunit yields the protein MRRIITATVNNSSGVLNRITGVISRRQYNIDSISVGWTEIPNVSRITIVVHVDSLYEIEQVTKQLNKQIDVLKVSDITDDAHIERELALLKINSPAALRSELNAVIEPFRATVIDVGTKNVVIQVTGTSEKIDAFVDTVRPYGIKQMARTGVTGFTRSPKKMG from the coding sequence ATGCGCCGAATCATTACTGCTACAGTGAATAACTCATCTGGCGTACTAAATCGTATCACTGGGGTTATCTCCAGACGCCAATATAATATCGATAGTATCTCTGTTGGCTGGACCGAAATCCCGAATGTTTCTCGGATTACCATCGTCGTCCATGTCGACTCACTATACGAAATTGAACAAGTAACCAAACAGCTTAACAAACAAATCGATGTGCTCAAAGTAAGTGATATTACTGACGATGCGCACATCGAACGCGAACTAGCTTTACTCAAAATCAACTCCCCCGCTGCTTTACGTTCTGAGCTAAACGCAGTAATCGAACCATTTCGCGCCACCGTCATTGATGTCGGTACTAAAAATGTCGTCATTCAAGTAACTGGTACAAGCGAAAAAATTGATGCTTTCGTTGATACAGTTCGACCATATGGCATTAAACAAATGGCTAGAACAGGTGTAACTGGCTTTACAAGAAGTCCTAAAAAAATGGGCTGA
- the ilvC gene encoding ketol-acid reductoisomerase, with amino-acid sequence MTKVYYEDAVKNNALEGKTVAVIGYGSQGHAHSQNLRDNGNNVIIGIREGKSAESARNDGFDVYSVSEAAEKADVIMILLPDETQGETYENEIKPNLKAGNALVFAHGFNIHFDVINPPSDVDVFLVAPKGPGHLVRRTFVEGGAVPSLFAIYQDATGNARDTALSYAKGIGATRAGVIETTFKEETETDLFGEQAVLCGGATHLIQAGFETLVEAGYQPELAYFEVLHEMKLIVDLMYEGGMEKMRHSISNTAEYGDYVSGPRVVTADTKKAMKEVLTDIQNGNFAKSFIDDNKNGFKEFHRMRKEQQGHQIEKVGAELREMMPFVKPQH; translated from the coding sequence ATGACAAAAGTTTATTATGAAGATGCAGTAAAAAATAACGCACTAGAAGGTAAAACAGTAGCAGTAATCGGGTACGGTTCACAAGGCCATGCGCATTCTCAAAACCTACGTGACAATGGCAATAACGTTATTATCGGAATTCGCGAAGGTAAATCTGCCGAATCTGCGAGAAATGATGGCTTTGATGTTTATTCTGTTAGTGAAGCAGCTGAAAAAGCAGACGTTATTATGATTCTTTTGCCAGATGAAACACAAGGTGAAACGTATGAAAATGAAATCAAGCCTAACCTAAAAGCTGGCAATGCACTTGTTTTCGCTCATGGTTTTAATATTCATTTTGACGTAATTAATCCTCCAAGCGATGTGGATGTTTTCCTAGTAGCTCCAAAAGGTCCTGGTCACTTAGTTCGCCGTACTTTTGTCGAAGGTGGCGCTGTCCCTTCCCTATTCGCTATTTACCAAGATGCAACTGGAAATGCACGTGATACAGCTCTTTCTTACGCAAAAGGTATCGGCGCAACTCGTGCTGGCGTTATCGAAACAACTTTCAAAGAAGAAACAGAAACGGATCTATTTGGTGAACAAGCAGTTCTTTGTGGAGGCGCTACTCATCTTATCCAAGCTGGATTTGAAACACTAGTTGAGGCTGGCTACCAACCGGAACTTGCTTATTTTGAAGTACTACACGAAATGAAGCTAATTGTTGATTTGATGTATGAAGGCGGTATGGAAAAAATGCGCCACTCGATCTCTAATACAGCAGAATACGGCGACTATGTTTCTGGCCCTCGTGTTGTTACAGCTGATACGAAAAAAGCAATGAAAGAAGTACTTACCGACATTCAAAATGGTAACTTTGCTAAATCATTCATTGACGACAATAAAAATGGTTTTAAAGAATTCCATAGAATGCGCAAAGAACAACAAGGTCATCAAATCGAAAAAGTTGGTGCAGAACTTCGCGAAATGATGCCATTTGTAAAACCACAACATTAA
- a CDS encoding 2-isopropylmalate synthase codes for MKKIQFFDTTLRDGEQTPGVNFDVKEKIQIALQLEKLGIDVIEAGFPISSPGDFECVKAIAKAIKHCSVTGLARCVEADIDRAEEALKDAVSPQIHIFLATSDVHMEYKLKMSRAEVLASIKHHISYARQKFDVVQFSPEDATRSDRAFLIEAVQTAIDAGATVINIPDTVGYTNPTEFGQLFQDLRREIKQFDDIIFASHCHDDLGMATANALAAIENGARRVEGTINGIGERAGNTALEEVAVALHIRKDFYQAETNIVLNQFKNSSDLISRLSGMPVPRNKAVIGGNAYAHESGIHQDGVLKNPDTYEIITPALVGVDKNSLPLGKLSGKHAFNTRMEEMGYTLSEQEQKDAFKRFKQLADAKKDVTEEDLHALILGQSSESHDAFELKHLQVQYVTGGVQGAIVRIEERDGALIEDAATGSGSIEAIYNTINRLMKQDIELTDYRIQAITAGQDAQAEVHVVIKDDNGTEFHGIGIDFDVLTASAKAYLQASGKSKTTSKQADFEEVK; via the coding sequence ATGAAGAAAATCCAGTTTTTTGATACTACACTTAGAGATGGCGAACAAACCCCTGGAGTTAATTTTGACGTAAAGGAGAAAATCCAGATTGCCTTACAACTCGAAAAACTTGGAATTGATGTGATTGAAGCCGGCTTTCCGATTTCTTCTCCTGGAGATTTTGAATGCGTCAAGGCAATTGCAAAAGCGATTAAACATTGTTCTGTAACAGGGCTAGCACGCTGTGTTGAAGCGGATATTGACCGCGCGGAAGAAGCGCTTAAAGACGCAGTTTCCCCGCAAATACATATCTTCTTAGCAACGAGCGATGTGCATATGGAATACAAATTAAAAATGAGTCGGGCGGAAGTTCTTGCTTCCATTAAACACCACATTAGTTATGCTAGACAAAAATTTGACGTTGTACAGTTTTCACCAGAAGATGCAACGCGCTCAGATCGTGCTTTTCTTATTGAAGCAGTTCAAACCGCGATTGATGCTGGAGCTACCGTTATTAACATTCCAGATACAGTCGGATACACTAATCCAACTGAATTCGGACAATTGTTTCAAGATTTGCGCCGGGAAATAAAGCAGTTTGATGATATTATTTTCGCGTCCCACTGTCATGATGACCTTGGAATGGCTACGGCTAACGCGCTCGCTGCAATTGAAAATGGTGCGAGACGCGTTGAAGGTACAATTAACGGTATCGGTGAACGTGCTGGAAATACGGCGCTAGAAGAAGTTGCCGTCGCACTTCACATCCGCAAAGATTTTTATCAAGCAGAAACAAATATTGTCTTGAATCAATTTAAAAACTCAAGTGATCTAATTAGTCGTTTGTCTGGTATGCCAGTTCCTCGTAATAAAGCCGTAATAGGTGGAAATGCATACGCACATGAATCCGGTATTCATCAAGATGGCGTTCTAAAAAACCCAGATACGTATGAAATCATCACCCCTGCTCTTGTTGGTGTTGATAAAAATTCTCTTCCTCTTGGCAAACTTTCTGGAAAACATGCCTTCAATACACGAATGGAAGAAATGGGTTATACGCTGAGTGAACAAGAACAAAAAGATGCTTTTAAACGTTTCAAACAGCTTGCAGATGCAAAAAAAGACGTGACCGAAGAAGACTTGCATGCGCTAATTCTTGGTCAATCTTCTGAATCTCATGATGCTTTCGAATTAAAACATTTACAAGTACAGTACGTTACTGGCGGTGTCCAAGGTGCCATCGTGCGGATTGAAGAACGTGATGGAGCGTTAATAGAAGATGCAGCAACCGGCTCAGGAAGCATTGAAGCCATTTATAATACTATTAACCGACTAATGAAACAAGATATTGAATTAACCGATTATCGTATTCAAGCGATTACAGCAGGCCAAGATGCCCAAGCAGAAGTCCATGTCGTCATTAAAGATGATAATGGCACTGAATTCCATGGTATCGGTATCGATTTTGATGTTTTAACAGCTAGTGCTAAAGCTTATTTGCAAGCATCCGGAAAAAGCAAAACGACAAGTAAGCAAGCAGATTTCGAGGAGGTAAAGTAA
- the leuB gene encoding 3-isopropylmalate dehydrogenase: protein MAYKITSLAGDGIGPEIMASGIKILEAIAAKYNHTFEIESHPFGGAGIDAAGDPIPPETLKSCQNADAILLGAIGGPKWDNAPKRPEDGLLALRKALGLFANIRPIQVPSSITHLSPLKKEIVENTDFVVVRELTGGLYFGEPKHWDDVAAVDSLTYTRVEIERIIEKAFEIASTRNKKVTSVDKANVLASSKLWRKIAEEVASRHPDITLEHLYVDAAAMLMIQRPTTFDVIVTENLFGDILSDEASVITGSLGMLPSASHAENGPSLYEPIHGSAPDIANQNIANPMSMISSVSMMLRQSFSLFKEADAIDAATARTMQAGFLTADLGGNTSTTDFTNEVLKQIEGGE, encoded by the coding sequence GTGGCATATAAAATTACTTCCTTAGCTGGCGACGGAATTGGACCGGAAATTATGGCTTCCGGAATCAAAATATTAGAAGCTATCGCTGCCAAATACAATCATACATTTGAAATTGAATCGCACCCTTTTGGAGGAGCCGGAATTGATGCAGCTGGTGATCCAATCCCTCCTGAAACTTTAAAATCCTGCCAAAATGCCGACGCAATTTTACTTGGGGCAATCGGTGGTCCTAAGTGGGATAATGCGCCTAAACGACCTGAAGACGGCTTACTTGCACTCAGAAAAGCGCTTGGTCTTTTCGCTAACATCCGCCCTATTCAAGTTCCTAGTTCGATAACACATCTTTCTCCTTTAAAAAAGGAAATTGTTGAAAATACTGATTTTGTTGTTGTTCGTGAGTTAACTGGTGGACTTTACTTTGGGGAACCAAAACATTGGGATGATGTGGCTGCTGTTGATTCTTTAACCTATACTCGCGTGGAAATCGAACGAATTATAGAAAAGGCATTCGAAATTGCATCGACAAGAAATAAAAAAGTAACTTCTGTTGATAAAGCAAATGTGCTAGCTTCAAGTAAATTATGGCGCAAAATTGCTGAAGAAGTAGCAAGTCGTCATCCAGATATTACATTAGAGCATTTGTACGTTGATGCTGCTGCAATGCTAATGATTCAGCGGCCAACGACATTCGATGTAATCGTAACGGAAAATTTATTCGGTGATATTTTAAGCGATGAAGCATCTGTTATCACTGGCTCACTTGGGATGCTCCCTTCTGCTAGTCACGCTGAAAATGGACCTTCTTTATACGAACCAATTCACGGATCTGCACCAGACATTGCTAATCAAAATATCGCCAATCCAATGTCAATGATTTCTTCTGTGTCAATGATGCTCCGTCAATCTTTTTCACTTTTTAAAGAGGCAGATGCGATTGATGCGGCTACAGCAAGAACGATGCAAGCTGGATTTTTAACTGCTGATCTTGGAGGTAATACTTCCACAACCGATTTTACAAATGAAGTTCTAAAACAAATTGAAGGAGGAGAATAA